In Chryseobacterium camelliae, one DNA window encodes the following:
- the secG gene encoding preprotein translocase subunit SecG: protein MDTIFTLLMVLIMIASILLVIIIMAQNPKGGGLSSTFGGASSAQFGVQRTNDFMEKATWTLGAVIIVLILISVVITGKPTQALPNTSQPVKKEAPAQTAPASQNMPAKTPAAPTK, encoded by the coding sequence ATGGATACTATATTTACACTATTAATGGTTCTTATCATGATTGCTAGTATTTTGCTGGTTATCATCATTATGGCTCAGAATCCTAAAGGAGGAGGCCTTTCCAGTACTTTCGGAGGTGCATCTTCCGCACAGTTCGGAGTACAAAGAACCAATGACTTTATGGAAAAAGCTACCTGGACGCTGGGTGCGGTGATCATCGTTCTCATCCTGATCAGCGTGGTGATTACAGGTAAGCCGACACAGGCACTGCCCAATACAAGCCAGCCGGTGAAAAAAGAAGCCCCTGCACAAACGGCCCCTGCTTCACAGAATATGCCGGCGAAAACTCCTGCGGCACCTACCAAATAA
- a CDS encoding glycosyltransferase family 2 protein produces the protein MKLSIVIVNYNVTRLLKNCLQSIQKYLIDTPYEVIVVDNASTDSSWRQLMDEFTRFRFIASESNEGFARANNKAIRKADGEYLLILNPDTELEGFYMQDILDFADSKADFGCLGVRMHDAAGNFLPESKRSVPDMINSFEKLFVGFRKNETKSYYRNDIGEYENAEVEVITGAFMLIRKEVYEQVGGLDEAYFMYGEDIDLCYTLLQKGYRNYYYGQASILHHKGESTVKDEVYLNRFYGAMQIFIHKYYKTSKPMQYSFLKAGLRLRHTIEKIKLK, from the coding sequence ATGAAGCTCAGCATAGTTATTGTCAATTACAACGTTACCCGACTCCTGAAAAACTGTCTTCAGTCTATTCAGAAATACCTTATCGATACTCCCTATGAAGTAATTGTTGTGGATAATGCATCAACAGATTCTTCATGGAGGCAGCTGATGGATGAATTTACGCGCTTCCGGTTTATAGCTTCAGAAAGCAATGAAGGTTTTGCCCGAGCTAACAATAAGGCCATCAGGAAAGCAGACGGAGAATACCTGCTGATCCTGAATCCTGATACGGAACTTGAAGGATTTTATATGCAGGATATCCTTGACTTTGCGGACTCAAAAGCGGATTTCGGATGTCTTGGTGTGCGTATGCACGACGCAGCCGGGAATTTTCTCCCGGAAAGCAAGCGTTCGGTACCCGACATGATTAATTCTTTTGAGAAATTGTTTGTAGGCTTTAGGAAGAATGAAACCAAATCGTATTACCGCAACGACATCGGTGAATATGAAAATGCCGAAGTGGAAGTGATAACCGGTGCATTTATGCTCATCAGGAAAGAAGTATATGAACAAGTGGGAGGTCTGGATGAAGCTTATTTTATGTACGGAGAGGACATTGATTTGTGCTATACGCTGCTACAGAAAGGATACAGGAATTACTATTACGGTCAGGCATCCATTCTTCATCATAAAGGAGAAAGCACGGTAAAAGATGAAGTATATCTCAACAGGTTTTACGGTGCCATGCAGATTTTCATCCATAAATACTATAAGACTTCAAAGCCCATGCAGTACTCATTCCTAAAAGCCGGGCTCCGGCTGCGGCATACCATTGAAAAAATAAAGTTAAAATAA
- the recR gene encoding recombination mediator RecR produces MDYPSKVLAKAVDEISGLPGIGRKTALRLALHLLKQPNSRAMGLGNSLISLVNDIKYCKECHNFSDFEICDICSNSKRSDELICIVEDVRDVIAIENTGKYKGKYLILGGKISPMEGVGPNQLNISSIEKKLNDGKVREFIFALSATMEGDTTAYYIYKKFKNSGVTFSSIARGIAVGDELEYADEISLGRSIVNRLPYNEKD; encoded by the coding sequence ATGGATTATCCAAGTAAAGTTTTGGCAAAAGCCGTGGATGAAATTTCCGGATTACCCGGTATCGGCAGAAAGACTGCTTTGCGTCTTGCACTGCATTTACTGAAGCAGCCGAACTCCAGGGCAATGGGTCTTGGGAACTCTCTGATCAGCCTTGTGAATGATATCAAATACTGCAAGGAATGCCATAACTTTTCCGATTTCGAAATCTGTGACATCTGCAGCAACAGCAAAAGAAGCGATGAGCTGATCTGTATCGTAGAAGACGTACGCGATGTGATAGCCATTGAAAATACAGGCAAGTATAAAGGCAAATATTTGATTCTTGGCGGTAAGATTTCTCCGATGGAAGGAGTTGGGCCCAACCAGCTGAATATCTCCAGCATTGAGAAAAAACTGAACGATGGAAAAGTAAGGGAATTTATCTTTGCCCTTAGTGCCACTATGGAAGGAGATACCACAGCCTATTACATCTATAAGAAATTCAAAAATTCCGGGGTTACATTTTCCAGTATTGCCAGGGGAATCGCAGTAGGGGATGAGCTTGAATATGCCGATGAGATTTCTTTAGGAAGGTCCATAGTCAATAGGTTGCCTTACAACGAAAAGGACTAA
- a CDS encoding aminoacyl-histidine dipeptidase translates to MELTNIEPQIIWKNFSRLNAVPRPSKKEEKVIAFIREFGENLGLDTTVDEVGNVIIRKPATPGMENRKSVVLQSHLDMVCQKNNDVNFDFETEGIRMEIEGDWVKAKGTTLGADNGLGVATIMSILESNDIPHPALEALFTIDEETGMTGALGLKPGQLTGDILLNLDTEEDDEIDIGCAGGMDVTITQNYQTEAAKGQIIRFEVKGLQGGHSGMDIHKGLGNANIILGRLLYKALEKQNIQLISVDGGGLRNAIPREAVALASVRNAGEFIEEITAGLKKEILEEFAGIEPGLQINIENATTSDKAVSEEDSRKIILTLKSLHNGVYRMSPDVQDLVESSNNVARVELKEGALKILNLSRSSVESSKDSVAEQLKSVADLAGMNTEFSGSYPGWKPKPGSEIVQLMEKIYTEKFTEKPHVVACHAGLECGIIGANYPDMEMVSFGPTIRGAHSPDERANIPSTQKFWAFTKEILANIPQK, encoded by the coding sequence ATGGAACTAACGAATATAGAACCGCAGATCATCTGGAAGAACTTTTCCAGGCTGAATGCTGTTCCGCGACCATCGAAAAAAGAGGAAAAGGTAATTGCCTTCATCAGAGAATTCGGTGAAAACCTGGGATTGGACACTACTGTGGATGAGGTGGGGAATGTCATCATCAGAAAGCCGGCGACTCCGGGAATGGAAAACCGAAAATCTGTTGTCCTACAGTCTCACCTGGACATGGTCTGCCAGAAAAACAATGATGTTAACTTCGATTTTGAAACGGAAGGGATCAGAATGGAAATAGAAGGCGACTGGGTAAAAGCAAAAGGGACAACACTGGGCGCTGATAACGGGCTTGGTGTAGCGACCATCATGTCTATCCTTGAAAGCAATGACATTCCACATCCTGCCCTGGAAGCTCTTTTCACTATTGATGAAGAGACGGGAATGACCGGAGCATTAGGGTTAAAACCGGGACAACTCACAGGTGATATTCTTCTGAACCTTGATACTGAAGAAGATGATGAAATTGACATCGGCTGCGCAGGCGGAATGGATGTCACAATCACCCAAAACTATCAAACCGAAGCTGCAAAAGGACAAATTATACGATTTGAAGTAAAAGGGTTGCAGGGCGGCCATTCCGGAATGGATATCCACAAGGGACTTGGAAATGCCAATATTATCCTGGGACGCCTTTTATATAAAGCCCTGGAAAAACAGAACATCCAACTGATCTCTGTAGACGGAGGCGGGCTTAGAAATGCCATCCCGAGAGAAGCCGTAGCTTTGGCATCAGTAAGAAACGCCGGTGAATTTATTGAAGAAATAACAGCAGGCCTTAAAAAAGAAATCCTGGAAGAATTTGCCGGTATAGAACCAGGCCTTCAGATTAATATCGAAAATGCCACTACTTCTGATAAAGCGGTTTCAGAGGAAGATTCAAGAAAAATCATCCTGACTTTAAAATCCCTGCATAATGGAGTATACCGAATGAGCCCTGATGTACAGGACCTCGTAGAATCTTCAAACAATGTGGCCAGAGTTGAGCTCAAAGAAGGGGCTTTAAAAATTTTAAACCTTTCCAGGTCATCGGTTGAATCATCTAAAGATTCTGTAGCGGAACAGCTGAAGTCTGTAGCAGACCTGGCAGGCATGAATACGGAATTCAGCGGTTCTTATCCCGGATGGAAGCCAAAGCCGGGCTCTGAGATCGTTCAGCTGATGGAAAAAATTTATACGGAAAAATTTACTGAGAAGCCCCATGTGGTAGCCTGCCATGCAGGCCTGGAATGTGGAATCATAGGAGCGAATTATCCGGACATGGAAATGGTGAGCTTCGGGCCTACGATCCGCGGTGCCCACTCCCCGGATGAAAGGGCCAATATCCCTTCTACCCAGAAATTCTGGGCATTCACCAAAGAGATTCTGGCGAATATTCCTCAAAAGTAA
- a CDS encoding LOG family protein yields the protein MKSITVFCGSSFGSEDIYRAKAAMLGQTLAQHQIQLVYGGANVGLMGAVADGALNAGGKVIGVLPHFLQTKEIAHKRLTDLILVESMHERKTRMNELCDGVIVLPGGYGTLEEFFEMITWAQLGLHKKPIGILNIDGFYDDLIRMVETMVAKGFLKQINHDMLLISDSIDGLLEMMQNYQAPTVGKWISKDEM from the coding sequence ATGAAAAGCATCACAGTATTTTGCGGATCGAGTTTCGGTTCAGAGGATATTTATAGAGCGAAGGCTGCTATGCTTGGGCAGACATTGGCCCAACACCAGATACAATTGGTATACGGCGGCGCCAATGTAGGGTTGATGGGTGCTGTGGCAGACGGTGCACTGAATGCCGGCGGAAAAGTCATTGGCGTTTTACCTCATTTTTTACAGACCAAAGAAATTGCCCACAAGCGGTTGACAGACCTCATTCTGGTGGAAAGCATGCACGAAAGAAAGACCAGGATGAATGAACTCTGCGATGGCGTGATCGTTCTTCCCGGTGGTTACGGAACTCTGGAGGAATTTTTTGAAATGATTACCTGGGCACAGCTCGGCCTTCACAAAAAACCTATAGGAATTCTGAACATTGATGGGTTTTACGATGATCTCATCAGGATGGTTGAAACTATGGTGGCTAAAGGCTTTTTAAAGCAGATTAATCATGACATGCTGCTGATCAGCGATTCGATAGACGGGCTGTTGGAAATGATGCAGAATTATCAGGCTCCGACGGTTGGAAAATGGATTTCAAAAGATGAAATGTAG
- a CDS encoding prolyl oligopeptidase family serine peptidase — protein sequence MSGDQLFLLTHKDAPNYKITLTSLSKPDLNNAKVIVPESKDGVIISIHNSKNYLYYSLGNGITRDKYQVSLKTLAGKKIDFPTGVNSSLSLNPKENDNIYCNNVNWLAPLTVYEYNPDQGVPVKSRFLNSETKYPDYSARYAVQEVEVKSHDGTLVPLSVIYPKNMPMDGSSPAYITGYGGYGFSYEPRFSARLSALLEQGVVIAVAHVRGGGEKGEEWHKAGMKATKPNTWKDFIACSEYLVQQKYTSPSRLIGNGVSMGGVLIGRAITERPDLFAVAIAEVGMTNTLRSETTANGPNQIPEIGSIKNEEDAKNLIEMDAQSKVKKGVSYPAVIIRVGMNDSRVVPWMPGKFAAVLQNSSSSGKPVLLYANYDNGHFTNDLNVVFKEYADIYAFALWQAGHPDFQPAN from the coding sequence ATTTCCGGCGACCAGCTTTTCCTGCTCACCCATAAAGATGCGCCCAATTATAAAATTACGCTCACCAGCCTTTCCAAACCTGATTTGAATAATGCAAAAGTAATTGTTCCTGAGAGTAAGGACGGAGTAATCATCAGCATCCACAACTCCAAAAATTACCTTTATTATTCACTCGGCAATGGGATTACCAGAGATAAATACCAGGTCAGCCTGAAGACACTGGCAGGGAAAAAAATTGATTTTCCGACCGGGGTGAACTCTTCACTATCCCTTAATCCCAAGGAGAACGACAATATCTACTGTAACAACGTGAATTGGCTGGCTCCCCTTACTGTCTATGAATATAACCCCGATCAGGGTGTCCCGGTAAAAAGCAGGTTCCTCAACTCAGAAACAAAGTATCCTGACTACAGTGCCAGATATGCTGTACAAGAGGTTGAAGTAAAAAGCCATGACGGCACTCTGGTTCCGCTCTCTGTTATTTATCCGAAAAATATGCCTATGGACGGCAGCAGCCCTGCTTATATCACAGGATACGGAGGGTACGGGTTTTCTTATGAACCTCGTTTTTCCGCCAGATTATCTGCACTGCTGGAACAAGGTGTTGTGATTGCGGTAGCCCATGTAAGAGGCGGCGGAGAAAAAGGTGAGGAATGGCATAAGGCAGGAATGAAGGCAACGAAGCCCAACACCTGGAAAGATTTTATTGCCTGCTCGGAATATCTCGTACAGCAGAAATATACATCGCCTTCCAGATTAATCGGTAACGGAGTAAGTATGGGTGGTGTACTGATCGGAAGGGCGATCACTGAAAGGCCCGACCTCTTTGCCGTTGCCATTGCTGAGGTAGGCATGACCAATACTTTACGATCTGAAACGACTGCCAACGGACCTAACCAAATCCCCGAAATCGGATCCATAAAAAATGAGGAAGATGCTAAAAACCTTATTGAAATGGACGCACAAAGTAAAGTGAAGAAAGGAGTATCCTATCCTGCCGTAATCATACGGGTAGGAATGAACGATTCCAGAGTGGTCCCGTGGATGCCCGGAAAGTTTGCTGCGGTATTGCAAAACAGCTCCTCTTCCGGAAAACCGGTTTTACTATATGCCAATTATGATAACGGCCACTTCACCAATGACCTGAATGTCGTTTTCAAAGAGTATGCAGATATATATGCTTTTGCTTTATGGCAGGCAGGACATCCTGATTTTCAGCCTGCAAATTGA
- a CDS encoding GTP pyrophosphokinase has translation MTDDYLNKILAEYKECYAAYSALGSKVEHTVRRLCKNIPIHQITSRVKTRASLAQKIIKKDKYRNLDDITDILGLRIITYFEDDISKIEEILNREFTVDWSNSVDKGNIEIDKFGYRSIHFILQISERKAQTKEYADYKNIRFEIQIRSILQHSWAEIEHDLGYKSFVDIPQKAQRTFYRVAALLEQADIEFTKLKKEIHEFENSVNKNLKNKRELININESTIIAFVKKNPLLREIESAVRKALKTPGNSKFDSAYISANHFPAQLKDLGILNLIQLEEQLLRHKDEIIISEISYLRSVNQNLTDRSIKFAIPQGAPILWLIHYLQSNDNLI, from the coding sequence ATGACAGATGATTATCTGAATAAAATTCTGGCAGAATATAAAGAATGCTATGCCGCATATTCCGCTTTAGGTTCTAAAGTGGAACATACGGTAAGGAGATTATGCAAAAATATCCCTATCCATCAAATCACCAGCAGGGTTAAGACCAGGGCAAGCCTGGCCCAGAAAATCATCAAGAAAGATAAATACAGGAATCTGGATGATATCACCGATATTCTGGGGCTGAGAATCATCACGTATTTTGAAGATGACATTTCAAAAATTGAGGAAATTCTTAACCGGGAATTCACTGTTGACTGGAGCAATTCCGTTGATAAAGGGAACATAGAGATTGATAAGTTCGGATACAGAAGCATCCACTTTATTCTGCAAATCAGTGAACGTAAAGCACAGACGAAAGAATATGCAGACTATAAAAATATCCGGTTCGAGATTCAGATCAGGAGCATTCTTCAGCATTCGTGGGCAGAGATTGAACATGATCTGGGCTATAAATCTTTTGTTGATATTCCTCAAAAGGCCCAACGTACATTCTATCGGGTTGCCGCTTTGCTGGAACAGGCGGATATTGAATTTACCAAACTGAAAAAAGAGATCCATGAGTTTGAGAATTCGGTGAATAAGAACCTTAAGAATAAGCGGGAGCTGATTAACATTAATGAATCAACTATTATTGCGTTTGTAAAAAAGAACCCGCTGCTCCGGGAGATTGAAAGCGCCGTAAGAAAAGCACTGAAAACGCCCGGCAACTCTAAGTTTGATTCAGCCTATATCTCTGCCAATCATTTTCCGGCACAGCTGAAGGATCTTGGCATCCTGAACCTTATCCAGCTTGAGGAACAGCTTTTGCGCCACAAGGACGAAATCATCATCAGTGAAATCAGTTATTTAAGATCTGTCAATCAAAACCTTACGGACCGAAGCATTAAATTTGCCATCCCACAGGGAGCTCCCATACTCTGGCTGATCCATTACCTTCAAAGCAATGATAATCTGATATAA
- a CDS encoding 2Fe-2S iron-sulfur cluster-binding protein, which translates to MSDINIKITDREGVTHDVVAPTDMSMNLMEIIRSYELAEEGTIGVCGGMAMCASCQVYVISDPGLEPMGDEEDAMLAEAFHVKDNSRLGCQLHIADAMEGLEVEIAPYP; encoded by the coding sequence ATGAGTGATATCAATATAAAAATTACCGATAGGGAAGGCGTTACACATGATGTAGTTGCTCCTACGGATATGTCCATGAACCTTATGGAAATCATCCGTTCATACGAACTGGCTGAAGAGGGTACTATCGGCGTATGCGGAGGGATGGCTATGTGTGCATCCTGTCAGGTTTACGTGATCAGCGACCCGGGACTGGAACCTATGGGTGATGAGGAAGATGCCATGCTGGCTGAGGCTTTCCATGTGAAAGACAACAGCCGTTTGGGCTGTCAGCTTCATATAGCAGATGCTATGGAAGGGCTGGAAGTGGAAATCGCTCCTTATCCTTAA
- a CDS encoding NAD(P)/FAD-dependent oxidoreductase, whose protein sequence is MITTDILIIGAGPTGLFAVFEAGLLKMKCHIIDALPQPGGQLAELYPKKPIFDIPGYPSVNAGDLVDNLMEQIRQFQPGFTLGETAVTLNKIDDEWFEVVTNKGTVHRAKAVAIAGGLGTFEPRKPALENIADYEEKGLEYFVKEPEHFRNKKVVIAGGGDSALDWSIFLSNVASEVTLIHRRNEFRGALDSVEKVQELKNQGKIKLITPAEVTAIKGSGKVEAITVQLDGEEAYDIDTDYFIPLFGLTPKLGEIGNWGLNIEKNAIVVNNALDYQTNIDGIYAIGDINTYPGKLKLILCGFHEATLMCQSVYNRLNPGKKYVLKYTTVSGVDGFDGTRKEAEKAVVKKID, encoded by the coding sequence ATGATAACAACCGATATATTGATCATAGGAGCCGGCCCAACCGGCCTTTTTGCCGTATTTGAAGCAGGCCTGCTGAAAATGAAATGCCATATCATCGATGCACTTCCTCAACCTGGAGGTCAGCTGGCAGAACTTTATCCTAAGAAACCTATTTTCGATATTCCGGGGTATCCGTCAGTCAATGCAGGGGATCTAGTAGATAATTTAATGGAACAGATCAGACAGTTCCAGCCTGGCTTTACACTGGGGGAAACGGCCGTTACCCTCAATAAAATAGATGACGAATGGTTTGAAGTAGTAACCAATAAAGGTACGGTTCACCGTGCAAAAGCCGTAGCTATTGCCGGAGGACTGGGTACTTTTGAGCCGAGAAAGCCTGCATTGGAGAATATAGCAGATTATGAAGAAAAAGGACTTGAGTACTTTGTAAAAGAACCTGAACATTTCAGGAATAAAAAGGTAGTGATTGCCGGTGGAGGAGACTCTGCCCTGGACTGGAGCATTTTCCTTTCCAACGTGGCCAGCGAAGTAACCCTTATTCACAGAAGAAATGAGTTCAGAGGAGCCCTTGATTCAGTGGAAAAGGTACAGGAACTTAAAAATCAGGGTAAAATCAAGCTGATTACCCCGGCTGAAGTTACAGCTATCAAAGGATCCGGCAAAGTAGAAGCCATCACCGTACAACTGGATGGCGAAGAAGCCTATGATATTGATACGGATTATTTCATCCCTTTGTTCGGGTTAACTCCGAAATTGGGAGAGATCGGAAACTGGGGACTGAATATAGAAAAAAATGCTATTGTCGTAAACAATGCATTGGATTACCAGACCAATATTGACGGTATATATGCTATCGGGGACATCAATACCTATCCGGGAAAACTGAAACTGATCCTTTGCGGATTCCATGAGGCTACCCTCATGTGCCAGAGCGTTTACAACCGCCTGAACCCGGGTAAAAAATATGTACTGAAATATACAACTGTAAGTGGTGTGGACGGATTCGACGGAACCCGTAAAGAAGCTGAAAAGGCAGTGGTGAAAAAAATAGATTAA
- a CDS encoding DUF3108 domain-containing protein, whose amino-acid sequence MKKLLICFALFAWFLGSGQITNIADGESLTYRIHYGILNAGTANLTTQKTMYRGIPHLYVKGTGQTTGAVKAFFKVEDLYESFINTSTELPSFYVRNVREGGYTQHFETAFNHDNQTLILTDKKNPANGSRVIKSVKGVQDMLSCFYYLRSKTPAQLKVGTVINMNVWIDDEMFPFQLKVTGTENLKTKFGTINCLKIIPSVKSGRVFKEEEGVTMWVSNDANHVPMLLKAELAVGSLKASIDDYKNVKYPLRFSN is encoded by the coding sequence ATGAAGAAATTATTAATATGCTTTGCATTATTTGCATGGTTTCTGGGATCTGGCCAGATAACCAATATTGCAGATGGCGAATCATTAACGTACAGAATCCATTATGGTATTCTGAATGCCGGAACGGCTAACCTCACCACCCAAAAAACCATGTACAGGGGTATACCTCATCTATATGTAAAAGGTACCGGACAAACCACAGGAGCCGTGAAAGCCTTTTTTAAAGTGGAAGATCTATATGAAAGCTTCATTAATACCAGCACGGAACTGCCGAGTTTTTACGTAAGGAATGTACGCGAGGGCGGTTATACGCAACACTTTGAAACGGCTTTCAACCACGACAACCAGACGCTGATCCTCACCGATAAAAAGAATCCCGCCAACGGCTCACGAGTCATTAAATCCGTAAAAGGCGTACAGGACATGCTTTCCTGCTTCTACTACCTCAGAAGTAAAACGCCTGCCCAGCTGAAAGTAGGAACCGTAATTAATATGAATGTATGGATTGATGACGAAATGTTTCCTTTCCAGTTAAAAGTGACAGGAACGGAAAACCTGAAGACCAAATTCGGTACGATCAACTGCCTGAAAATTATTCCTTCAGTTAAAAGCGGAAGGGTGTTTAAAGAGGAAGAAGGTGTAACCATGTGGGTATCCAATGATGCCAATCATGTTCCTATGCTGCTGAAAGCCGAGCTGGCTGTAGGGTCTCTCAAAGCAAGCATTGACGATTATAAAAATGTAAAATATCCGTTGAGGTTTTCGAACTGA
- a CDS encoding response regulator, with the protein MNHQNHKPITFLLADDHSLIRQGILFILEEIASDFNVHQASTLQQITETVKNHPIDIAVIDVCFPDGNFLPVLPEVKKIRPDIKILIYTGTDEHRQSLKFINAGADGFLSKMSEEEEVKEAVLKMITCGEYISQDTQRLLMNSLRHPDLIDPLLCLTEREKEIAEMYASGYGNLEIANLLDVKQNTVSTMKKRIFDKLKIDNLVELIEMVRHH; encoded by the coding sequence ATGAATCACCAAAATCATAAGCCCATTACTTTTCTGCTTGCGGACGATCACAGTCTTATCCGGCAGGGAATTCTATTTATACTGGAAGAAATCGCCTCTGATTTTAACGTGCACCAGGCTTCCACATTGCAGCAAATCACAGAAACCGTTAAGAACCATCCTATTGATATTGCCGTCATAGATGTATGCTTCCCCGACGGGAATTTTCTGCCTGTATTACCGGAAGTGAAAAAGATAAGACCGGACATCAAAATTCTGATTTATACAGGTACCGATGAGCATAGGCAGTCGCTTAAATTCATCAATGCCGGAGCAGACGGCTTCCTCAGCAAAATGAGTGAAGAGGAAGAAGTAAAAGAAGCAGTCCTCAAAATGATTACCTGCGGAGAATATATTTCTCAGGATACACAAAGGCTGCTGATGAACTCGCTGCGCCATCCTGATCTGATCGATCCCCTGTTATGCCTTACCGAAAGGGAAAAAGAAATTGCCGAGATGTATGCTTCAGGATATGGCAATCTGGAAATCGCAAATCTGCTCGATGTCAAGCAAAATACTGTTAGCACGATGAAGAAAAGAATATTTGATAAGCTGAAGATCGACAATCTGGTCGAACTGATTGAAATGGTCAGGCATCACTGA
- a CDS encoding sensor histidine kinase, protein MEQRYNHSKTLSFRWRKIVHYSLIFCILLIQLTIAGFFYNEMVNRKNLALIEKQLKIVESLGNLTDTSKKELLTAQDYFQKYLVSQDEKYLQSYFGAVSRLGNNVDRINRYGNQFPEIKDIVTKQRKDSAQVHQFKVLSDSAYQYSAGSGLKLQTKLPEIQKYKLDYNFDKFDVQTKTYSDTIKKKGFFGRLGDAISGKVNVRKDSTVVMVKQRKMQNAANIKADFDSILNLVNNHYTEQVRKIQVNLNTSRQDNGKFFKVFDHLFVSASGLMNMYDKAVKNSKSELQKEYERQNSSSNRIRNYLVLGLMVLMFIVSILIMYLTRIAFIYEHRLNAANNQIQEHLNFKNRILGMLSHELRSPLKIIGIFINRIHKKTNDDSIKEYLKSVSFTNNTLLMQANQILEYTKNHQVENKLIPVVFNLKNEVTSILNSIEPYIETRNNRFIIDERIAPDLVVFSDNTKINQIYMNILGNANKFTENGEIKVTVYTEPVDEATISMHTIISDTGVGISESDLEKIFEPYYQGILSDEVENLGAGLGLSLCKQLIALYPGSISVTSERNKGTTVSFYIHLTLHHESPKS, encoded by the coding sequence ATGGAACAAAGATATAATCATTCCAAAACATTGAGTTTCAGATGGCGTAAAATAGTGCATTATTCGCTGATCTTCTGTATTTTGCTGATCCAACTTACCATTGCGGGATTTTTCTATAATGAAATGGTCAACAGGAAAAACCTTGCCCTGATTGAAAAGCAGCTGAAGATTGTTGAGTCATTGGGGAATTTAACAGATACTTCCAAAAAAGAACTTTTAACCGCGCAGGATTATTTCCAGAAATATCTCGTAAGCCAGGATGAAAAATACCTGCAGTCTTATTTCGGTGCGGTAAGCCGGCTCGGCAACAATGTAGACCGCATCAACCGGTATGGCAATCAGTTCCCGGAAATCAAAGATATTGTGACGAAGCAGCGTAAAGATTCTGCGCAGGTTCACCAATTCAAAGTGCTGAGCGATTCTGCCTATCAGTATTCAGCGGGATCCGGGTTAAAATTACAGACTAAGCTGCCCGAAATCCAGAAATATAAACTGGATTATAATTTTGATAAATTTGACGTGCAAACCAAAACGTATTCCGATACCATTAAGAAGAAGGGGTTTTTCGGGCGTCTGGGAGATGCCATATCCGGAAAAGTCAATGTACGGAAAGATAGTACCGTCGTGATGGTAAAACAGCGTAAAATGCAGAATGCAGCCAATATAAAAGCGGATTTTGACAGCATCCTGAATCTGGTTAATAACCATTATACCGAACAGGTGAGGAAAATTCAGGTTAACCTAAATACCAGCAGGCAGGATAACGGGAAATTCTTTAAAGTATTCGACCATCTTTTTGTTAGCGCCAGCGGCCTTATGAATATGTATGATAAAGCTGTTAAAAATTCTAAATCAGAGCTGCAGAAGGAATATGAAAGACAGAATTCTTCCAGCAACCGGATCAGGAATTATCTGGTATTGGGATTAATGGTGCTGATGTTCATCGTTTCCATACTTATTATGTACCTTACCAGGATTGCCTTTATTTACGAACACCGTCTGAATGCCGCAAATAACCAGATTCAGGAACACCTGAACTTTAAGAACAGGATTCTGGGCATGCTGAGCCATGAACTGAGGTCGCCTCTGAAAATCATCGGGATTTTTATCAACAGGATTCACAAAAAAACCAATGATGACAGCATCAAGGAGTATCTCAAATCCGTGAGTTTTACCAATAATACCCTGCTGATGCAGGCTAACCAGATCCTGGAATATACCAAAAACCATCAGGTGGAAAATAAGTTGATCCCTGTTGTTTTTAACCTTAAAAATGAGGTTACCTCCATCCTGAATTCCATAGAACCTTATATTGAAACCAGAAATAACCGGTTTATCATTGATGAGAGGATCGCTCCGGATCTTGTTGTTTTTTCAGATAATACCAAAATCAACCAGATCTACATGAATATCCTCGGAAATGCCAATAAATTTACGGAGAATGGTGAGATTAAAGTTACGGTATATACAGAGCCTGTAGATGAAGCAACCATATCTATGCATACCATAATCAGTGATACAGGAGTCGGCATCTCAGAATCGGATCTTGAGAAGATTTTCGAGCCTTATTATCAGGGAATACTTTCTGATGAGGTGGAAAACCTGGGAGCCGGTCTTGGGCTGAGCCTCTGTAAGCAGCTTATTGCATTATACCCCGGCAGCATATCGGTAACCAGCGAACGTAATAAAGGAACCACCGTGTCTTTCTATATCCACTTAACCTTACATCATGAATCACCAAAATCATAA